One Pseudochaenichthys georgianus chromosome 7, fPseGeo1.2, whole genome shotgun sequence DNA segment encodes these proteins:
- the klhl17 gene encoding kelch-like protein 17 isoform X4, which yields MMEGGMQLLNRDGHSISHNSKRHYHDSFVSMNRMRQRGLLCDIVLHVSNKEIKAHKVVLASCSPYFHAMFTNEMSESRQTHVTLHDIDCQALEQLVQYAYTAEIVVGEGNVQTLLPAASLLQLNGVRDACCKFLLSQLDPSNCLGIRGFADTHSCSDLLKSAHKYVLQHFVEVSKTEEFMLLPLKQVLDLISSDNLNVPSEEEVYRAVLSWVKHDVDGRRQHVPWLMKCVRLPLLRRDFLMSNVDTELLVRHHSECKDLLIEALKYHLMPEQRGVLGNSRTRPRRCEGASPVLFAVGGGSLFAIHGDCEAYDTRTDRWHMVASMSTRRARVGVAAIGNRLYAVGGYDGTSDLATVESYDPITNSWQPEVSMGTRRSCLGVAVLHGLLYAAGGYDGASCLNSAERYDPLTSTWTSIAAMSTRRRYVRVATLDSSLFAVGGYDSSSHLATVEKYDPQSNTWTAIANMLSRRSSAGVAVLDGMLYVAGGNDGTSCLNSVERFNPKANTWEGVAPMNIRRSTHDLVAMDGWLYAVGGNDGSSSLNSIEKYNPRSNKWVAASCMFTRRSSVGVAVLELLNFPPPSSPTLSVSSTSL from the exons ATGATGGAGGGGGGGATGCAGCTGCTCAACCGCGATGGCCACAGCATCTCACACAACTCTAAGCGCCACTACCACGACTCCTTCGTGTCCATGAACCGGATGCGACAACGTGGCCTGCTGTGTGACATTGTGCTGCATGTCTCTAACAAAGAAATCAAGGCGCACAAAGTGGTGCTGGCATCCTGCAGCCCCTACTTCCACGCTATGTTTACCA ACGAGATGTCGGAGAGTCGGCAGACCCATGTGACCCTCCATGACATCGACTGTCAGGCTTTGGAGCAGCTGGTCCAGTACGCCTACACAGCAGAAATTGTGGTTGGGGAAGGAAACGTGCAG ACGCTGCTCCCAGCAGCAAGCCTGCTGCAGCTCAACGGGGTGCGGGACGCCTGCTGTAAGTTCCTCCTCAGCCAGCTGGACCCCTCCAACTGCCTGGGCATCCGAGGCTTCGCTGACACGCACTCCTGCAGCGACCTGCTCAAGTCCGCACACAAGTATGTCCTGCAGCACTTTGTGGAGgtttccaagacagaggagttCATGCTGCTGCCGCTGAAACAG GTCCTGGATTTGATCTCCAGTGATAATCTCAATGTGCCATCAGAAGAGGAAGTGTACCGGGCTGTGTTGAGCTGGGTGAAACATGATGTAGATGGACGTAGGCAGCATGTACCTTGG CTGATGAAGTGTGTGCGGCTGCCACTGCTGAGGCGCGACTTTCTGATGAGCAACGTGGACACAGAGCTGTTGGTGCGTCACCACTCTGAGTGCAAGGACCTTCTGATCGAGGCTCTAAAGTACCACCTGATGCCCGAGCAGAGAGGGGTCCTCGGCAACAGCCGGACGCGCCCACGACGCTGTGAGGGCGCCAGCCCTGTGCTCTTCGCCGTTG GTGGTGGCAGCCTGTTTGCCATTCATGGAGACTGCGAGGCGTATGACACCAGGACTGATCGCTGGCACATGGTGGCGTCCATGTCCACTCGGCGTGCACGGGTGGGAGTGGCAGCCATTGGGAATAGACTTTACGCTGTTGGAGG GTATGATGGCACCTCAGACCTCGCTACTGTAGAGTCCTACGACCCCATCACTAACTCCTGGCAACCTGAAGTTTCCATGGGAACAAGGCGGAGCTGTTTGGGTGTAGCGGTCCTGCATGGCCTGCTGTACGCTGCTGGAGGTTATGATGGAGCTTCCTGCCTTAATAG TGCAGAGCGTTACGACCCTCTGACCAGTACCTGGACATCCATTGCTGCAATGAGCACCCGTAGGAGATATGTCCGAGTAGCAACTCTGG ATAGCAGCTTGTTTGCAGTGGGAGGTTACGACAGCTCCTCACATCTCGCAACGGTGGAAAAATATGACCCCCAG AGCAACACATGGACAGCCATTGCCAACATGCTGAGTCGGCGCAGCAGTGCCGGGGTGGCCGTGCTGGACGGCATGCTGTATGTCGCAGGAGGCAACGACGGCACCAGCTGCCTGAACTCTGTGGAGCGGTTCAACCCCAAGGCCAACACCTGGGAGGGAGTGGCCCCCATGAACATACGCAG GAGCACCCATGACCTGGTGGCTATGGATGGCTGGTTGTACGCGGTGGGAGGTAACGATGGCAGCTCCAGTCTCAACTCCATCGAGAAGTACAACCCACGCAGCAACAAATGGGTTGCGGCCTCCTGCATGTTCACACGGCGCAGCAGCGTTGGCGTGGCTGTGCTGGAGCTGCTAAACTTCCCCCCTCCTTCTTCACCGACCCTCTCGGTTTCCTCCACAAGCCTTTGA
- the klhl17 gene encoding kelch-like protein 17 isoform X3 produces MMEGGMQLLNRDGHSISHNSKRHYHDSFVSMNRMRQRGLLCDIVLHVSNKEIKAHKVVLASCSPYFHAMFTNEMSESRQTHVTLHDIDCQALEQLVQYAYTAEIVVGEGNVQTLLPAASLLQLNGVRDACCKFLLSQLDPSNCLGIRGFADTHSCSDLLKSAHKYVLQHFVEVSKTEEFMLLPLKQVLDLISSDNLNVPSEEEVYRAVLSWVKHDVDGRRQHVPWLMKCVRLPLLRRDFLMSNVDTELLVRHHSECKDLLIEALKYHLMPEQRGVLGNSRTRPRRCEGASPVLFAVGQCAPEGGGSLFAIHGDCEAYDTRTDRWHMVASMSTRRARVGVAAIGNRLYAVGGYDGTSDLATVESYDPITNSWQPEVSMGTRRSCLGVAVLHGLLYAAGGYDGASCLNSAERYDPLTSTWTSIAAMSTRRRYVRVATLDSSLFAVGGYDSSSHLATVEKYDPQSNTWTAIANMLSRRSSAGVAVLDGMLYVAGGNDGTSCLNSVERFNPKANTWEGVAPMNIRRSTHDLVAMDGWLYAVGGNDGSSSLNSIEKYNPRSNKWVAASCMFTRRSSVGVAVLELLNFPPPSSPTLSVSSTSL; encoded by the exons ATGATGGAGGGGGGGATGCAGCTGCTCAACCGCGATGGCCACAGCATCTCACACAACTCTAAGCGCCACTACCACGACTCCTTCGTGTCCATGAACCGGATGCGACAACGTGGCCTGCTGTGTGACATTGTGCTGCATGTCTCTAACAAAGAAATCAAGGCGCACAAAGTGGTGCTGGCATCCTGCAGCCCCTACTTCCACGCTATGTTTACCA ACGAGATGTCGGAGAGTCGGCAGACCCATGTGACCCTCCATGACATCGACTGTCAGGCTTTGGAGCAGCTGGTCCAGTACGCCTACACAGCAGAAATTGTGGTTGGGGAAGGAAACGTGCAG ACGCTGCTCCCAGCAGCAAGCCTGCTGCAGCTCAACGGGGTGCGGGACGCCTGCTGTAAGTTCCTCCTCAGCCAGCTGGACCCCTCCAACTGCCTGGGCATCCGAGGCTTCGCTGACACGCACTCCTGCAGCGACCTGCTCAAGTCCGCACACAAGTATGTCCTGCAGCACTTTGTGGAGgtttccaagacagaggagttCATGCTGCTGCCGCTGAAACAG GTCCTGGATTTGATCTCCAGTGATAATCTCAATGTGCCATCAGAAGAGGAAGTGTACCGGGCTGTGTTGAGCTGGGTGAAACATGATGTAGATGGACGTAGGCAGCATGTACCTTGG CTGATGAAGTGTGTGCGGCTGCCACTGCTGAGGCGCGACTTTCTGATGAGCAACGTGGACACAGAGCTGTTGGTGCGTCACCACTCTGAGTGCAAGGACCTTCTGATCGAGGCTCTAAAGTACCACCTGATGCCCGAGCAGAGAGGGGTCCTCGGCAACAGCCGGACGCGCCCACGACGCTGTGAGGGCGCCAGCCCTGTGCTCTTCGCCGTTGGTCAGTGTGCCCCTGAAG GTGGTGGCAGCCTGTTTGCCATTCATGGAGACTGCGAGGCGTATGACACCAGGACTGATCGCTGGCACATGGTGGCGTCCATGTCCACTCGGCGTGCACGGGTGGGAGTGGCAGCCATTGGGAATAGACTTTACGCTGTTGGAGG GTATGATGGCACCTCAGACCTCGCTACTGTAGAGTCCTACGACCCCATCACTAACTCCTGGCAACCTGAAGTTTCCATGGGAACAAGGCGGAGCTGTTTGGGTGTAGCGGTCCTGCATGGCCTGCTGTACGCTGCTGGAGGTTATGATGGAGCTTCCTGCCTTAATAG TGCAGAGCGTTACGACCCTCTGACCAGTACCTGGACATCCATTGCTGCAATGAGCACCCGTAGGAGATATGTCCGAGTAGCAACTCTGG ATAGCAGCTTGTTTGCAGTGGGAGGTTACGACAGCTCCTCACATCTCGCAACGGTGGAAAAATATGACCCCCAG AGCAACACATGGACAGCCATTGCCAACATGCTGAGTCGGCGCAGCAGTGCCGGGGTGGCCGTGCTGGACGGCATGCTGTATGTCGCAGGAGGCAACGACGGCACCAGCTGCCTGAACTCTGTGGAGCGGTTCAACCCCAAGGCCAACACCTGGGAGGGAGTGGCCCCCATGAACATACGCAG GAGCACCCATGACCTGGTGGCTATGGATGGCTGGTTGTACGCGGTGGGAGGTAACGATGGCAGCTCCAGTCTCAACTCCATCGAGAAGTACAACCCACGCAGCAACAAATGGGTTGCGGCCTCCTGCATGTTCACACGGCGCAGCAGCGTTGGCGTGGCTGTGCTGGAGCTGCTAAACTTCCCCCCTCCTTCTTCACCGACCCTCTCGGTTTCCTCCACAAGCCTTTGA
- the klhl17 gene encoding kelch-like protein 17 isoform X2, which yields MMEGGMQLLNRDGHSISHNSKRHYHDSFVSMNRMRQRGLLCDIVLHVSNKEIKAHKVVLASCSPYFHAMFTTLILCVRADEMSESRQTHVTLHDIDCQALEQLVQYAYTAEIVVGEGNVQTLLPAASLLQLNGVRDACCKFLLSQLDPSNCLGIRGFADTHSCSDLLKSAHKYVLQHFVEVSKTEEFMLLPLKQVLDLISSDNLNVPSEEEVYRAVLSWVKHDVDGRRQHVPWLMKCVRLPLLRRDFLMSNVDTELLVRHHSECKDLLIEALKYHLMPEQRGVLGNSRTRPRRCEGASPVLFAVGGGSLFAIHGDCEAYDTRTDRWHMVASMSTRRARVGVAAIGNRLYAVGGYDGTSDLATVESYDPITNSWQPEVSMGTRRSCLGVAVLHGLLYAAGGYDGASCLNSAERYDPLTSTWTSIAAMSTRRRYVRVATLDSSLFAVGGYDSSSHLATVEKYDPQSNTWTAIANMLSRRSSAGVAVLDGMLYVAGGNDGTSCLNSVERFNPKANTWEGVAPMNIRRSTHDLVAMDGWLYAVGGNDGSSSLNSIEKYNPRSNKWVAASCMFTRRSSVGVAVLELLNFPPPSSPTLSVSSTSL from the exons ATGATGGAGGGGGGGATGCAGCTGCTCAACCGCGATGGCCACAGCATCTCACACAACTCTAAGCGCCACTACCACGACTCCTTCGTGTCCATGAACCGGATGCGACAACGTGGCCTGCTGTGTGACATTGTGCTGCATGTCTCTAACAAAGAAATCAAGGCGCACAAAGTGGTGCTGGCATCCTGCAGCCCCTACTTCCACGCTATGTTTACCA CTCTCATTCTGTGCGTTCGTGCAGACGAGATGTCGGAGAGTCGGCAGACCCATGTGACCCTCCATGACATCGACTGTCAGGCTTTGGAGCAGCTGGTCCAGTACGCCTACACAGCAGAAATTGTGGTTGGGGAAGGAAACGTGCAG ACGCTGCTCCCAGCAGCAAGCCTGCTGCAGCTCAACGGGGTGCGGGACGCCTGCTGTAAGTTCCTCCTCAGCCAGCTGGACCCCTCCAACTGCCTGGGCATCCGAGGCTTCGCTGACACGCACTCCTGCAGCGACCTGCTCAAGTCCGCACACAAGTATGTCCTGCAGCACTTTGTGGAGgtttccaagacagaggagttCATGCTGCTGCCGCTGAAACAG GTCCTGGATTTGATCTCCAGTGATAATCTCAATGTGCCATCAGAAGAGGAAGTGTACCGGGCTGTGTTGAGCTGGGTGAAACATGATGTAGATGGACGTAGGCAGCATGTACCTTGG CTGATGAAGTGTGTGCGGCTGCCACTGCTGAGGCGCGACTTTCTGATGAGCAACGTGGACACAGAGCTGTTGGTGCGTCACCACTCTGAGTGCAAGGACCTTCTGATCGAGGCTCTAAAGTACCACCTGATGCCCGAGCAGAGAGGGGTCCTCGGCAACAGCCGGACGCGCCCACGACGCTGTGAGGGCGCCAGCCCTGTGCTCTTCGCCGTTG GTGGTGGCAGCCTGTTTGCCATTCATGGAGACTGCGAGGCGTATGACACCAGGACTGATCGCTGGCACATGGTGGCGTCCATGTCCACTCGGCGTGCACGGGTGGGAGTGGCAGCCATTGGGAATAGACTTTACGCTGTTGGAGG GTATGATGGCACCTCAGACCTCGCTACTGTAGAGTCCTACGACCCCATCACTAACTCCTGGCAACCTGAAGTTTCCATGGGAACAAGGCGGAGCTGTTTGGGTGTAGCGGTCCTGCATGGCCTGCTGTACGCTGCTGGAGGTTATGATGGAGCTTCCTGCCTTAATAG TGCAGAGCGTTACGACCCTCTGACCAGTACCTGGACATCCATTGCTGCAATGAGCACCCGTAGGAGATATGTCCGAGTAGCAACTCTGG ATAGCAGCTTGTTTGCAGTGGGAGGTTACGACAGCTCCTCACATCTCGCAACGGTGGAAAAATATGACCCCCAG AGCAACACATGGACAGCCATTGCCAACATGCTGAGTCGGCGCAGCAGTGCCGGGGTGGCCGTGCTGGACGGCATGCTGTATGTCGCAGGAGGCAACGACGGCACCAGCTGCCTGAACTCTGTGGAGCGGTTCAACCCCAAGGCCAACACCTGGGAGGGAGTGGCCCCCATGAACATACGCAG GAGCACCCATGACCTGGTGGCTATGGATGGCTGGTTGTACGCGGTGGGAGGTAACGATGGCAGCTCCAGTCTCAACTCCATCGAGAAGTACAACCCACGCAGCAACAAATGGGTTGCGGCCTCCTGCATGTTCACACGGCGCAGCAGCGTTGGCGTGGCTGTGCTGGAGCTGCTAAACTTCCCCCCTCCTTCTTCACCGACCCTCTCGGTTTCCTCCACAAGCCTTTGA
- the klhl17 gene encoding kelch-like protein 17 isoform X1 → MMEGGMQLLNRDGHSISHNSKRHYHDSFVSMNRMRQRGLLCDIVLHVSNKEIKAHKVVLASCSPYFHAMFTTLILCVRADEMSESRQTHVTLHDIDCQALEQLVQYAYTAEIVVGEGNVQTLLPAASLLQLNGVRDACCKFLLSQLDPSNCLGIRGFADTHSCSDLLKSAHKYVLQHFVEVSKTEEFMLLPLKQVLDLISSDNLNVPSEEEVYRAVLSWVKHDVDGRRQHVPWLMKCVRLPLLRRDFLMSNVDTELLVRHHSECKDLLIEALKYHLMPEQRGVLGNSRTRPRRCEGASPVLFAVGQCAPEGGGSLFAIHGDCEAYDTRTDRWHMVASMSTRRARVGVAAIGNRLYAVGGYDGTSDLATVESYDPITNSWQPEVSMGTRRSCLGVAVLHGLLYAAGGYDGASCLNSAERYDPLTSTWTSIAAMSTRRRYVRVATLDSSLFAVGGYDSSSHLATVEKYDPQSNTWTAIANMLSRRSSAGVAVLDGMLYVAGGNDGTSCLNSVERFNPKANTWEGVAPMNIRRSTHDLVAMDGWLYAVGGNDGSSSLNSIEKYNPRSNKWVAASCMFTRRSSVGVAVLELLNFPPPSSPTLSVSSTSL, encoded by the exons ATGATGGAGGGGGGGATGCAGCTGCTCAACCGCGATGGCCACAGCATCTCACACAACTCTAAGCGCCACTACCACGACTCCTTCGTGTCCATGAACCGGATGCGACAACGTGGCCTGCTGTGTGACATTGTGCTGCATGTCTCTAACAAAGAAATCAAGGCGCACAAAGTGGTGCTGGCATCCTGCAGCCCCTACTTCCACGCTATGTTTACCA CTCTCATTCTGTGCGTTCGTGCAGACGAGATGTCGGAGAGTCGGCAGACCCATGTGACCCTCCATGACATCGACTGTCAGGCTTTGGAGCAGCTGGTCCAGTACGCCTACACAGCAGAAATTGTGGTTGGGGAAGGAAACGTGCAG ACGCTGCTCCCAGCAGCAAGCCTGCTGCAGCTCAACGGGGTGCGGGACGCCTGCTGTAAGTTCCTCCTCAGCCAGCTGGACCCCTCCAACTGCCTGGGCATCCGAGGCTTCGCTGACACGCACTCCTGCAGCGACCTGCTCAAGTCCGCACACAAGTATGTCCTGCAGCACTTTGTGGAGgtttccaagacagaggagttCATGCTGCTGCCGCTGAAACAG GTCCTGGATTTGATCTCCAGTGATAATCTCAATGTGCCATCAGAAGAGGAAGTGTACCGGGCTGTGTTGAGCTGGGTGAAACATGATGTAGATGGACGTAGGCAGCATGTACCTTGG CTGATGAAGTGTGTGCGGCTGCCACTGCTGAGGCGCGACTTTCTGATGAGCAACGTGGACACAGAGCTGTTGGTGCGTCACCACTCTGAGTGCAAGGACCTTCTGATCGAGGCTCTAAAGTACCACCTGATGCCCGAGCAGAGAGGGGTCCTCGGCAACAGCCGGACGCGCCCACGACGCTGTGAGGGCGCCAGCCCTGTGCTCTTCGCCGTTGGTCAGTGTGCCCCTGAAG GTGGTGGCAGCCTGTTTGCCATTCATGGAGACTGCGAGGCGTATGACACCAGGACTGATCGCTGGCACATGGTGGCGTCCATGTCCACTCGGCGTGCACGGGTGGGAGTGGCAGCCATTGGGAATAGACTTTACGCTGTTGGAGG GTATGATGGCACCTCAGACCTCGCTACTGTAGAGTCCTACGACCCCATCACTAACTCCTGGCAACCTGAAGTTTCCATGGGAACAAGGCGGAGCTGTTTGGGTGTAGCGGTCCTGCATGGCCTGCTGTACGCTGCTGGAGGTTATGATGGAGCTTCCTGCCTTAATAG TGCAGAGCGTTACGACCCTCTGACCAGTACCTGGACATCCATTGCTGCAATGAGCACCCGTAGGAGATATGTCCGAGTAGCAACTCTGG ATAGCAGCTTGTTTGCAGTGGGAGGTTACGACAGCTCCTCACATCTCGCAACGGTGGAAAAATATGACCCCCAG AGCAACACATGGACAGCCATTGCCAACATGCTGAGTCGGCGCAGCAGTGCCGGGGTGGCCGTGCTGGACGGCATGCTGTATGTCGCAGGAGGCAACGACGGCACCAGCTGCCTGAACTCTGTGGAGCGGTTCAACCCCAAGGCCAACACCTGGGAGGGAGTGGCCCCCATGAACATACGCAG GAGCACCCATGACCTGGTGGCTATGGATGGCTGGTTGTACGCGGTGGGAGGTAACGATGGCAGCTCCAGTCTCAACTCCATCGAGAAGTACAACCCACGCAGCAACAAATGGGTTGCGGCCTCCTGCATGTTCACACGGCGCAGCAGCGTTGGCGTGGCTGTGCTGGAGCTGCTAAACTTCCCCCCTCCTTCTTCACCGACCCTCTCGGTTTCCTCCACAAGCCTTTGA